Proteins encoded within one genomic window of Coleofasciculus chthonoplastes PCC 7420:
- a CDS encoding DoxX family protein, producing the protein MHHQPNPWFRRRDIVIAYTLLRIVLGINFFNHGFTRLGNIPGFAQSMVDLFQDTFIPEPLVRAPALLVPIVEFIVGFLVTLGLVTQAALVTGFGLMIVLMYGVTLLQNWDTATSQLIYCLVFFILIAGNSFNDISIDAWWQRRKTRSQRLDSSETH; encoded by the coding sequence ATGCACCATCAACCAAACCCCTGGTTCCGTCGCCGAGATATTGTCATCGCCTATACATTGCTGCGAATCGTTTTAGGCATAAACTTTTTTAACCACGGCTTTACACGCCTCGGTAATATTCCCGGCTTTGCCCAGTCGATGGTTGATTTATTTCAAGATACCTTTATTCCCGAACCCTTAGTCAGGGCACCCGCTTTACTGGTGCCAATTGTGGAATTTATTGTCGGATTTCTGGTAACACTGGGATTAGTGACTCAAGCCGCGTTAGTCACCGGATTTGGCTTAATGATCGTGCTGATGTATGGGGTGACATTACTGCAAAACTGGGATACGGCAACAAGTCAATTGATTTATTGTCTGGTGTTTTTTATCTTAATTGCTGGCAATAGTTTTAATGATATCTCCATTGACGCATGGTGGCAACGCCGGAAAACGCGATCGCAGCGTCTAGATTCCTCGGAAACTCATTAA
- the recJ gene encoding single-stranded-DNA-specific exonuclease RecJ yields the protein MFSPSSSDQSPSHKSLPNQRWQISSANPEKANQLAQGTGLSPLLGQVLLNRGFDTVDQAMVYLYPESQAMPSPMDEFPDLAISVEMLKEAIAENEKIAICGDYDADGMTSTALLLRALRWLGADVEYGIPSRMKEGYGINTRIVEEFANEGVGIILTVDNGIAAHDAIARAVELGLMVIITDHHDLPPELPNADAILNPKQLPESSPYRSLAGVGVAYILAVTLAQDLGQLQGLTSQLLELFTLGTIADLAPLTDINRRWLKRGLQRLPKSQLAGIQALIQMSGVSEDQIALKPEDIGFKLGPRINAVGRLADPQIVIELLTTSDAGIALERAMQCEQINQKRQQLCAEIEEEAIALIETEALNWQQQRVLVLVQPDWHHGVIGIVASRLVERYGVPVFIGTYEDENQEHIRGSARGIPEFHVFEALQFCHDLLGKFGGHQAAGGFSLPSENLTAFQTQLSHFAHQCLEPEHLKPLVAIDTEANFNQITYNLYQQIDRLHPCGIGNPDPIFWTPNVRVVEQRLVGKGHLKLTLSGFDGTKQLNAIAWRWGEYFPLPSTVDIAYKLKDNAWNGTVTIELELVGIRVSESAPSGIKKAEFYHNERRYTCSLWESLNELRIRNSEGKVLVIQKGQRTGLLGFKRDDAKQVDVTQPHYYQLIKAATRALNL from the coding sequence GTGTTCAGCCCATCTAGTTCTGACCAATCCCCTTCCCATAAATCTTTGCCCAATCAACGATGGCAAATTTCCTCCGCTAACCCAGAAAAAGCCAACCAACTCGCCCAAGGGACAGGATTGTCACCCCTGCTGGGTCAAGTGTTACTTAACCGAGGATTCGACACCGTAGATCAAGCCATGGTCTATTTATATCCAGAATCCCAGGCTATGCCCAGCCCGATGGATGAATTTCCCGACTTGGCGATTAGTGTGGAGATGCTTAAAGAAGCGATCGCAGAAAATGAGAAAATAGCGATCTGTGGTGACTATGATGCTGATGGCATGACCAGTACCGCCTTGTTACTCCGGGCATTACGGTGGTTAGGGGCGGATGTGGAGTATGGGATTCCTAGCCGGATGAAAGAGGGGTATGGGATTAATACTCGGATTGTGGAAGAATTCGCTAATGAAGGCGTGGGGATAATTCTGACTGTAGATAATGGGATTGCAGCACACGACGCGATCGCCCGGGCGGTAGAATTGGGTCTCATGGTTATTATTACCGATCATCACGACCTTCCCCCTGAACTCCCCAACGCCGATGCGATTCTTAACCCTAAACAGTTACCTGAATCTTCCCCCTATCGCAGTTTAGCTGGTGTCGGTGTAGCTTATATATTAGCGGTTACCCTTGCCCAAGATTTAGGTCAACTCCAGGGACTCACTAGCCAACTCCTAGAACTCTTCACCCTAGGTACAATTGCCGATCTCGCCCCCTTAACGGATATTAACCGCCGTTGGTTAAAACGAGGCTTGCAACGCTTACCTAAATCTCAACTGGCGGGAATTCAGGCTTTAATTCAGATGTCAGGCGTCAGTGAAGACCAAATCGCCCTGAAACCGGAAGATATCGGCTTTAAACTTGGACCCAGGATTAACGCCGTGGGGCGTTTAGCTGATCCGCAAATCGTGATTGAACTCCTCACCACCAGCGATGCGGGAATCGCCTTAGAACGGGCGATGCAATGCGAACAAATTAACCAAAAACGTCAACAGCTTTGTGCAGAAATCGAGGAAGAGGCGATCGCACTAATTGAAACAGAGGCGTTAAACTGGCAACAGCAGCGCGTTCTCGTCTTAGTGCAACCGGATTGGCATCATGGGGTGATTGGCATTGTAGCGTCGCGCCTGGTGGAACGGTATGGTGTCCCGGTATTTATTGGTACTTATGAAGACGAAAATCAGGAACACATTCGCGGTTCCGCACGAGGAATTCCCGAATTCCATGTCTTTGAAGCCCTACAATTTTGCCATGATTTATTAGGGAAATTTGGCGGACACCAAGCAGCGGGAGGGTTTTCGTTACCCAGTGAAAATTTAACCGCGTTTCAAACTCAACTGAGTCACTTTGCCCATCAATGTTTAGAACCTGAACATTTGAAGCCTTTAGTCGCTATAGACACCGAGGCGAATTTTAATCAAATTACTTATAATCTTTACCAACAAATAGACCGATTGCATCCCTGTGGGATTGGTAATCCTGACCCGATATTCTGGACGCCGAATGTGCGCGTAGTGGAACAAAGACTCGTGGGGAAAGGGCATCTAAAGCTTACCCTGTCTGGATTTGATGGAACCAAGCAACTGAATGCGATCGCGTGGCGTTGGGGTGAATACTTCCCTCTACCTTCTACTGTAGATATTGCCTATAAACTCAAAGATAATGCCTGGAATGGAACTGTAACGATTGAATTAGAATTAGTCGGCATTCGGGTGAGTGAATCCGCCCCATCAGGGATTAAAAAAGCTGAATTTTATCACAATGAACGTCGCTATACCTGTAGCTTATGGGAATCATTAAACGAGTTGCGAATTAGAAATTCTGAAGGCAAAGTTCTGGTGATTCAAAAAGGACAGCGTACCGGACTTTTAGGCTTCAAGCGGGATGATGCGAAACAAGTAGATGTTACCCAACCTCATTATTATCAGTTAATTAAAGCCGCAACTCGTGCTTTAAACTTGTGA
- a CDS encoding FtsK/SpoIIIE domain-containing protein, whose protein sequence is MISSRLLVASYLGLLYRSKGQPEGKLARIILVVDEYHELFVGDQDGIASNQLLQLAQQGRSAGIHMLLASQRFGAAGMMHQTAIFGNVHLRMAMKMTDSDRQALTEFGRRGKQLIMTCDLPGKIVINDEAGNDGEGANRVGKVAFIKPERIEELLQTLRNKARQNLSAKDLPMTVIFDGQAQPNLIENPQLHKILEQPRWMTPKEWQKLARQSIYDGGLDRSDWFSAERPNVIWLGQEFSVRGQAMIILRRRLAENILIIGANNAARYGMLAAILTSLAINANPKMIQFIILDRSMPETDWCTALPSVCKSVLKQPNFSAKLSRDGRHTGKILEFLLRELDKRSKQSEDTLLKLPSIFVMMTELERVDELRRQDDGYGLTDSPLGQQLQRLYSEGSRLGIHLILSFSNLRSMISILDERRGLVNFRHRVALQMSEDDSFTFVQSRDASRLQLDGDEPICGLYKDVENDKTVRFKPYSIESHIPWEEQLKEIGNRLVTWSKKS, encoded by the coding sequence TTGATTTCAAGCCGTCTACTTGTTGCATCCTATTTAGGATTGCTATATCGCAGCAAAGGTCAGCCAGAAGGTAAACTAGCACGCATCATCTTGGTTGTAGACGAATATCACGAACTTTTTGTCGGCGACCAAGATGGGATTGCTTCTAATCAGTTACTTCAGTTAGCACAGCAAGGGCGTAGTGCCGGAATTCACATGCTGCTGGCATCACAGCGTTTTGGTGCTGCTGGAATGATGCACCAAACCGCTATCTTCGGCAACGTCCATCTACGGATGGCAATGAAGATGACTGATTCAGATAGACAAGCGTTAACTGAATTTGGCAGACGGGGTAAGCAGTTAATTATGACGTGCGATTTACCTGGCAAGATTGTGATTAACGATGAAGCGGGAAATGATGGTGAAGGTGCCAATCGTGTTGGCAAAGTTGCTTTTATCAAACCAGAACGTATAGAAGAACTGCTCCAAACCCTGAGGAATAAAGCTCGTCAAAATCTGTCAGCGAAAGATTTACCCATGACAGTTATCTTTGATGGTCAAGCTCAACCCAATCTGATTGAAAATCCCCAACTACATAAGATTCTGGAACAACCACGATGGATGACGCCCAAAGAATGGCAAAAGTTAGCCCGTCAGTCAATCTATGACGGGGGGTTAGATCGATCCGATTGGTTTTCAGCAGAACGTCCCAACGTTATATGGCTGGGTCAAGAGTTTAGCGTGCGAGGACAGGCGATGATCATTCTACGTCGCCGTCTTGCGGAAAATATTTTAATCATTGGAGCCAATAATGCCGCACGGTATGGTATGTTGGCGGCTATCTTGACCAGTTTAGCGATTAACGCTAACCCTAAAATGATTCAGTTCATTATCCTGGATCGTAGTATGCCAGAAACTGACTGGTGTACAGCTTTGCCGTCTGTTTGTAAGTCTGTGCTGAAACAACCAAACTTTTCTGCTAAGTTAAGTCGAGATGGCAGACATACGGGAAAAATTTTGGAGTTCTTGCTGCGTGAATTAGACAAGCGTTCTAAACAAAGTGAAGACACGCTGTTGAAGCTGCCATCTATTTTTGTGATGATGACTGAACTGGAGCGAGTGGATGAATTGCGCCGTCAGGATGATGGCTACGGACTTACGGATTCACCCCTGGGTCAACAGTTACAACGCTTGTATAGCGAAGGATCACGACTAGGAATACATTTAATTCTGAGTTTTTCTAATCTCAGATCTATGATTAGTATTTTGGATGAACGCCGTGGGTTAGTCAATTTCCGACATCGTGTAGCACTACAAATGTCAGAAGATGACTCATTTACGTTTGTCCAAAGTCGAGACGCCTCTCGACTGCAATTAGATGGAGACGAACCAATATGTGGACTTTACAAAGATGTCGAGAATGACAAAACTGTACGCTTTAAACCCTATAGTATTGAATCCCATATTCCTTGGGAAGAACAGCTTAAGGAAATTGGCAATCGTTTAGTGACTTGGAGTAAAAAATCATGA
- the psb30 gene encoding photosystem II reaction center protein Ycf12/Psb30: MDLSFIGNINWELIAQLTVLAAIVIAGPVVIFLLAAFRGDL, from the coding sequence ATGGATTTAAGTTTTATCGGGAATATTAACTGGGAACTGATTGCCCAGCTTACCGTGCTGGCTGCGATTGTGATTGCTGGTCCTGTGGTTATTTTTCTGCTGGCTGCGTTTAGGGGAGACCTGTAG
- a CDS encoding Uma2 family endonuclease — translation MTTTTVRIPDVVVIPLEPWRELQHREAIIELNEPPPLLVVEVVSESTKHTDYRAKRSEYSVLDIPEYWMVDPLEAKVTRLTLVEGWYDPTEYKRSDRVHSDLFPNLGLTAQQVLNGNVI, via the coding sequence ATGACCACGACTACCGTTCGCATCCCCGATGTGGTAGTAATTCCCCTAGAACCGTGGCGTGAGTTACAACATCGGGAAGCGATTATTGAATTAAACGAACCGCCACCCCTGCTTGTCGTTGAAGTGGTGAGTGAATCGACCAAACACACCGACTACCGCGCTAAACGCTCAGAATACAGCGTTCTCGATATCCCTGAATACTGGATGGTTGACCCCCTAGAGGCTAAAGTTACCCGCCTCACCTTGGTCGAAGGTTGGTATGACCCGACAGAATATAAAAGGAGCGATCGCGTTCACTCGGATCTGTTCCCCAACCTTGGGCTAACGGCTCAACAGGTGCTAAACGGCAATGTCATCTAA
- a CDS encoding YkgJ family cysteine cluster protein translates to MATWRCVKQCGACCHLDPTERPGLETYLTPEELDQYLSMVGEDGWCVNFDHATRECRIYAHRPRFCRVEADTFHQMYGIEPEELNDFAIDCCRDHIADLYGDRSLEMLRFDREVGIYSNRHGC, encoded by the coding sequence ATGGCAACTTGGCGTTGTGTAAAGCAATGTGGTGCGTGCTGTCATCTAGACCCAACGGAACGCCCTGGATTAGAAACCTATCTGACACCAGAGGAGTTAGACCAGTATTTGAGTATGGTGGGAGAAGACGGCTGGTGTGTCAATTTTGATCATGCGACTCGTGAATGTCGCATTTATGCCCATCGCCCTCGCTTCTGTCGGGTGGAGGCGGATACCTTTCACCAGATGTATGGGATTGAACCGGAGGAGTTAAACGATTTTGCGATCGACTGTTGTCGAGATCATATCGCGGATCTCTACGGCGATCGCAGTTTGGAGATGCTACGCTTTGACCGGGAAGTTGGGATATATAGCAACCGCCATGGCTGTTAG
- a CDS encoding FtsK/SpoIIIE domain-containing protein — protein MFYLWKQRQVELEAKINNVKKEIKQYESHAQERFQHGQLYKHKANDHFTSLLVQNAEEIESFLAEHLPPLVNGWIDWEEEHWLSWQPTEAILAPQIRIGENIEQRELNGLRPVSVPHYAPFISCNKTIIILSDDSTNEEGLAILQSLAIRTALMLPHQARYTLLDPAGNGAAFPMRRYLPQVRETGDDVRRDLDEVIKEIRRINETFLDADSDSFELVPEELRVNERFEFICAADFPNQYDRRAIEALQSIANTGTRTGKYLFIHYNQSYELPRDMNMEEFKNAAYITLNNGYDRNEGTACNFIFYPDQPPSAQLQSQLFEKLRQAKPPERKLDWDDVVGIPEEEWWSQNTEKIIETPIGGSGSSGSLNLWFGENNEGRPCAHGMLGAMTGGGKSNLYHVLILGLATRYSPEELRMYLIDGKNGVEFQYYRHLPHAEVVSLHSPSELSRSVLSELISEKERRNRLFTKVGVVDLPSYSNPKLIVAIFKTETLAIP, from the coding sequence ATGTTTTACTTATGGAAACAGCGTCAAGTTGAACTAGAAGCTAAAATCAACAACGTAAAAAAAGAGATAAAACAATACGAATCTCACGCTCAGGAGCGGTTCCAGCATGGTCAGCTTTACAAGCATAAGGCAAACGATCACTTTACCTCTCTACTCGTTCAGAACGCTGAAGAGATTGAATCATTCCTTGCTGAACACTTGCCGCCTCTGGTGAACGGTTGGATAGATTGGGAGGAAGAACATTGGCTATCCTGGCAACCGACGGAAGCAATTTTAGCCCCTCAAATACGCATTGGCGAAAATATAGAACAACGTGAGCTTAATGGCTTGCGTCCAGTTAGTGTACCTCACTACGCTCCATTTATCAGTTGTAATAAGACAATCATTATTCTCAGTGATGACAGTACCAATGAAGAAGGATTAGCGATCTTACAATCCTTGGCTATACGTACTGCGCTGATGTTACCTCATCAGGCTCGTTATACGTTATTAGATCCAGCCGGAAATGGTGCAGCATTTCCCATGCGTCGATATCTACCCCAAGTTCGCGAAACAGGTGATGATGTACGCCGTGATTTAGATGAAGTGATCAAGGAAATACGACGTATCAATGAGACGTTTTTAGATGCGGATTCAGACTCTTTTGAGCTTGTGCCAGAAGAACTGAGAGTGAATGAGCGGTTTGAGTTTATCTGTGCCGCAGATTTTCCCAATCAATACGATAGGCGGGCAATTGAAGCGCTACAAAGCATAGCCAACACGGGAACGAGAACAGGAAAGTATTTGTTTATTCACTACAACCAATCTTATGAACTTCCTCGTGACATGAATATGGAGGAATTTAAAAATGCTGCTTATATTACTTTAAATAATGGTTATGACAGAAATGAGGGAACCGCCTGTAATTTTATATTTTATCCTGATCAACCTCCATCGGCTCAACTCCAAAGCCAGTTATTTGAAAAATTACGTCAGGCAAAACCACCCGAAAGAAAACTGGATTGGGATGACGTTGTCGGTATTCCAGAAGAGGAGTGGTGGTCACAAAATACCGAAAAAATTATTGAAACACCCATTGGTGGTTCCGGAAGTAGTGGCTCATTAAATCTTTGGTTTGGTGAAAATAATGAGGGTCGCCCCTGTGCTCATGGAATGTTAGGTGCTATGACAGGCGGAGGTAAATCCAATCTCTACCATGTTTTAATTTTAGGGTTAGCAACACGCTACAGCCCCGAAGAATTACGAATGTACCTAATCGATGGCAAAAATGGGGTAGAATTCCAATATTACCGCCATTTACCTCACGCTGAAGTTGTGTCTCTCCACTCTCCTTCTGAATTATCTCGTAGTGTCCTGAGCGAGTTAATTTCAGAGAAAGAACGTCGTAATCGTCTATTTACCAAAGTTGGGGTTGTGGATCTGCCCAGCTATAGCAATCCTAAATTGATTGTGGCAATTTTCAAAACTGAAACCCTTGCTATACCTTGA
- a CDS encoding AAA family ATPase, producing MNNLATLYFFCGKMAAGKSTLAKQLANDHNAILLVEDDLLSQLYPEEIIDISSYIKYSWRLKNAISDPICNLLLNGISVVLDFPANTQNQRQWFRQLIEKTNAAHELHFIDATNNLCKQQLKKRSRDKPDGTAFTSEAEFEAITKYFQAPKDTERFNIIRYERS from the coding sequence ATGAACAACCTAGCCACCCTCTATTTCTTTTGTGGAAAAATGGCAGCCGGGAAATCAACCTTAGCCAAACAGCTAGCCAATGACCATAATGCCATTCTGCTAGTTGAAGATGACCTACTCTCCCAACTCTATCCCGAAGAAATTATTGATATTTCCAGTTACATTAAATACTCTTGGCGTCTTAAAAATGCCATTTCCGATCCCATCTGCAATCTTCTCTTAAACGGTATCTCAGTTGTTCTAGATTTTCCCGCCAATACCCAAAATCAACGTCAGTGGTTCCGTCAGCTTATCGAGAAAACTAATGCTGCTCATGAGCTTCATTTTATCGATGCAACCAACAATCTGTGTAAACAACAGCTCAAGAAACGCAGCCGGGATAAACCAGACGGAACCGCATTTACCAGTGAGGCTGAATTTGAGGCGATAACAAAATACTTTCAGGCTCCAAAAGATACAGAACGATTCAATATTATCAGGTATGAACGCAGCTAA
- a CDS encoding NADPH-dependent FMN reductase, which translates to MTNSPKILAFAGSARTASWNKKLVKIAVEGAKEADAEVTYIDFRDLPMPLYDQDLEENAGIPETVRQFKQLMKAHQGLLIASPEYNSSISPLLKNAIDWASRPEPGEPPLALTCFRDKVAVLMSTSPGGMGGLRGLIHVRAILGNIGVLVLPDQKAISNAYQAFDQNGNLIDETQQAAVKQLGSKLATVLAKLA; encoded by the coding sequence ATGACCAACTCACCGAAAATTCTGGCATTCGCGGGTAGCGCCCGCACAGCATCCTGGAACAAAAAATTAGTAAAAATTGCGGTTGAGGGTGCAAAAGAAGCCGATGCGGAGGTTACCTATATAGATTTTCGTGATTTACCTATGCCCCTGTATGACCAAGATTTGGAAGAAAACGCAGGTATTCCGGAAACTGTCCGCCAATTCAAGCAACTGATGAAAGCCCATCAAGGCTTACTCATCGCCTCACCGGAATACAACAGTTCAATCTCACCTTTACTCAAAAATGCCATTGACTGGGCATCTCGTCCAGAACCGGGCGAACCCCCCCTTGCCCTCACCTGTTTTCGGGATAAAGTAGCTGTCTTGATGAGTACCTCACCCGGAGGAATGGGCGGGTTACGGGGTTTAATTCATGTTCGTGCCATTCTCGGTAATATTGGCGTGTTGGTTTTACCGGATCAGAAAGCGATTTCCAATGCGTATCAGGCATTTGATCAAAATGGGAACTTGATTGATGAGACACAACAAGCAGCGGTGAAACAATTGGGTAGTAAATTAGCCACAGTCCTGGCAAAATTAGCTTAA